Proteins from one Stigmatella aurantiaca genomic window:
- a CDS encoding Rieske 2Fe-2S domain-containing protein, whose protein sequence is MKELDFWHPVIQSQDLKDKPLAVTVLGKNIALFRTADGKVGALEDRCPHRRMKLSKGKVEGDRLVCPYHGWSIDRAGEVKAPIHNNEPMRSCATHYMAAEQHGAIWLKNAGADTPLPQLHKPDHRCAFVMRHRMEAPLEVVLDNFVELDHSVTTHLIFGYQNVTQASAEVEVDGDVMRVNHRGPQKQVSLPLKLMFGVKEGDWVQVPTEMRFSPVSMISEQLWTNDKEPGKVRSPGTQMVIYFTPVTDDITDVLTFTFVSPKLHKMMTRMPFLGRKVLYTLVDYETKLDQEMLANLADKDPNLRGMKLGRLDKPLGQVRTLVNRIYRGQPQPVRVAESA, encoded by the coding sequence ATGAAAGAACTCGACTTCTGGCACCCCGTCATTCAGAGCCAGGACCTGAAGGACAAGCCCCTGGCCGTCACCGTCTTGGGCAAGAACATCGCCCTGTTCCGCACCGCGGACGGCAAGGTGGGCGCGCTGGAGGACCGCTGCCCCCACCGCCGCATGAAGCTCAGCAAGGGCAAGGTCGAGGGGGACCGGCTGGTGTGCCCCTACCACGGCTGGAGCATCGACCGGGCCGGTGAGGTGAAGGCGCCCATCCACAACAACGAGCCCATGCGCTCGTGCGCCACCCACTACATGGCCGCCGAGCAGCACGGGGCCATCTGGCTCAAGAACGCGGGCGCGGACACCCCGCTGCCCCAGCTCCACAAGCCCGACCACCGCTGCGCCTTCGTCATGCGCCACCGCATGGAGGCCCCCCTGGAGGTGGTGCTCGACAACTTCGTCGAGCTGGACCACAGCGTCACCACCCACCTCATCTTCGGCTACCAGAACGTGACCCAGGCCTCCGCCGAAGTCGAAGTGGACGGCGACGTCATGCGCGTCAACCACCGGGGCCCCCAGAAGCAGGTCTCCCTGCCCCTGAAGCTCATGTTCGGCGTGAAGGAGGGCGACTGGGTGCAGGTGCCCACCGAGATGCGCTTCAGCCCCGTGAGCATGATCTCCGAGCAGCTCTGGACCAACGACAAGGAGCCCGGCAAGGTCCGCTCCCCCGGTACCCAGATGGTCATCTACTTCACCCCGGTGACCGACGACATCACCGACGTGCTGACCTTCACCTTCGTCTCGCCCAAGCTCCACAAGATGATGACGCGCATGCCCTTCCTGGGCCGGAAGGTGCTCTACACGCTCGTCGATTACGAGACCAAGCTCGACCAGGAGATGCTCGCGAACCTGGCGGACAAGGACCCGAACCTGCGCGGCATGAAGCTGGGCCGCCTGGACAAGCCCCTGGGCCAGGTCCGCACCCTGGTCAACCGCATCTACCGCGGCCAGCCCCAGCCGGTCCGCGTCGCCGAATCCGCCTGA
- a CDS encoding benzoate-CoA ligase family protein — protein sequence MKAADLPLYYNAVDILERNLATRPDKTALFTPERELTFRQVSDEANQVGNALKGLGVRFGECVGILTLDSAEWVTSFFGTVKIGAIAVGINTLLKAPEYEYILRDCRARVLIVHQEFLPLIESVRGNLPILEHVVVIGEGPHAGHLSFHEWMRGQSTALEAAQSHREDICSLNYSSGTTGGPKGIPHAHKDYPLTAQLWGVNVLGLRESDRTFALAKLFFTFGTGGNLIFPWYVGASCVLFPGAARVAANVLGTIARFKPTIFYNAPTGYAAALAMKDFSQYDLSSLRLCVSASEALPAALWYAWKEATGVDIIDGIGCTENFHIFISNRPGDIRPGSSGKPVEGYDLKLVDDEGKTVQAGEIGNVLLRSETAALSYWHNFEKSRQTFQGEWLATGDKYFIDADGYYWHAGRSDDMLKVGGIWVSPVEVESTLIQHPAVQECAVIGCPDQSRLIKPKAFVILKPDQTPSEALIHQLTEHCTEKMAAYKRPRWIEFVTELPKTATGKIQRFKLRSAA from the coding sequence ATGAAGGCTGCAGATCTACCGCTGTATTACAACGCTGTGGACATCCTGGAGCGCAACCTCGCCACGCGCCCGGACAAGACGGCCCTCTTCACGCCGGAGCGGGAGCTGACGTTCCGGCAGGTCTCGGACGAGGCCAACCAGGTGGGCAACGCGCTGAAGGGGCTGGGGGTCCGCTTCGGCGAGTGCGTGGGCATCCTCACGCTGGACAGCGCCGAGTGGGTCACGTCCTTCTTCGGCACGGTGAAGATCGGCGCCATCGCGGTGGGCATCAACACGCTGCTCAAGGCGCCCGAGTACGAGTACATCCTGCGCGACTGCCGGGCCCGCGTGCTCATCGTCCATCAGGAGTTCCTCCCGCTCATCGAGTCGGTCCGCGGCAACCTGCCCATTTTGGAGCACGTCGTCGTCATCGGCGAGGGGCCGCATGCGGGCCACCTCTCCTTCCACGAGTGGATGCGCGGGCAGTCCACCGCGCTGGAGGCGGCGCAGAGCCACCGCGAGGACATCTGCTCGCTGAACTACTCCAGCGGCACCACGGGCGGGCCCAAGGGCATTCCCCACGCGCACAAGGACTACCCGCTCACCGCGCAGCTCTGGGGCGTGAACGTGCTGGGGCTGCGCGAGAGCGACCGCACCTTCGCGCTGGCCAAGCTGTTCTTCACCTTCGGCACGGGCGGCAACCTCATCTTCCCGTGGTACGTGGGCGCCAGCTGCGTGCTCTTCCCGGGCGCCGCGCGCGTGGCGGCGAACGTGCTGGGCACCATCGCCCGCTTCAAGCCCACCATCTTCTACAACGCCCCCACCGGCTACGCGGCGGCGCTGGCGATGAAGGACTTCTCCCAGTACGACTTGTCCTCCCTGCGGCTGTGCGTGTCGGCCAGCGAGGCCCTGCCCGCGGCGCTCTGGTACGCGTGGAAGGAGGCCACGGGGGTGGACATCATCGACGGGATCGGCTGCACGGAGAACTTCCACATCTTCATCTCGAACCGGCCCGGGGACATCCGCCCCGGCAGCAGCGGCAAGCCCGTCGAGGGCTACGACCTCAAGCTCGTCGACGATGAGGGCAAGACGGTGCAGGCCGGCGAGATCGGCAACGTGCTGCTGCGCAGCGAGACCGCGGCGCTCTCCTACTGGCACAACTTCGAGAAGAGCCGGCAGACCTTCCAGGGCGAGTGGCTCGCCACGGGGGACAAGTACTTCATCGACGCGGACGGGTACTACTGGCACGCGGGCCGCTCGGACGACATGCTGAAGGTGGGCGGCATCTGGGTGTCCCCCGTGGAGGTGGAGAGCACCCTCATCCAGCACCCGGCCGTGCAGGAGTGCGCCGTCATCGGGTGCCCGGACCAGAGCCGGCTCATCAAGCCCAAGGCGTTCGTCATCCTCAAGCCGGACCAGACGCCCTCCGAGGCGCTGATCCACCAGCTCACCGAGCACTGCACGGAGAAGATGGCGGCCTACAAGCGCCCGCGCTGGATCGAGTTCGTCACCGAGCTGCCCAAGACGGCCACGGGGAAGATTCAGCGTTTCAAGCTGCGCAGCGCCGCGTAG
- a CDS encoding ABC transporter permease, whose product MKLITLAARNLTRNRRRTAISLAALVLGVCVMVLLRAYINGQQRVTQDGVVEGNLGAVVINKKGYQANVQSSPLTLDMADSEELRKRIASVEGVKALTARIAFGAMLSMPDTQAEGQPPPASEEDEGAGKTTFLYMTAFDPKLEAQVTPRRMDWLGTGSFLSSVDASEMMLNADMARSLGTQVMSLQSPPPEDQWPALLASDRDGVLNGEGVKLSGTLVSATPGDRRLGYLPLATAQRLLRMEGRVTEYALALNRLEDAPRVRDALKAQLGADYEVHTWDEVQPYVAELLKQEDSLFGIIIFIFLFVVLLGVVNVMLMNVLERVREIGTMLAVGMRRRHIISLFLMEGAVLGLLGGVIGALVGYALTLWLNQKGIRIPAPGASVDSIIRPVIPLTYLVRATVVAIVGASLAALWPAYRASRLRPVEALSTS is encoded by the coding sequence GTGAAGCTCATCACACTCGCCGCCCGCAACCTCACGCGCAACCGGCGCCGGACCGCGATCTCGCTCGCCGCCCTCGTCCTGGGTGTGTGTGTGATGGTGCTCCTGCGCGCCTACATCAACGGCCAGCAGCGCGTCACCCAGGATGGGGTGGTGGAGGGCAACCTCGGGGCCGTCGTCATCAACAAGAAGGGCTACCAGGCCAACGTCCAGAGCTCGCCGCTGACGCTGGACATGGCGGACTCGGAGGAGCTGCGCAAGCGCATCGCCTCCGTGGAGGGCGTCAAGGCGCTCACCGCGCGCATCGCCTTTGGCGCCATGCTCTCCATGCCGGACACGCAGGCCGAGGGCCAGCCGCCCCCCGCCTCCGAGGAGGACGAGGGCGCGGGCAAGACGACCTTCCTTTATATGACGGCGTTCGATCCGAAGCTGGAGGCGCAGGTGACGCCCCGCCGGATGGACTGGCTGGGCACCGGCAGCTTCCTGTCCAGCGTGGACGCCTCCGAGATGATGCTCAACGCGGACATGGCGCGCAGCCTGGGCACCCAGGTGATGAGCCTCCAGTCGCCGCCGCCCGAGGACCAGTGGCCCGCGCTGCTGGCCAGCGACCGCGACGGCGTGCTCAACGGCGAGGGCGTGAAGCTCTCCGGCACGCTGGTGAGCGCCACGCCGGGAGACCGGCGCCTGGGCTACCTGCCGCTGGCCACCGCGCAGCGCCTGCTGCGCATGGAGGGGCGCGTGACGGAGTACGCCCTGGCGCTGAACCGGCTGGAGGATGCGCCCCGGGTGCGCGATGCGCTCAAGGCCCAGCTCGGCGCGGACTACGAGGTGCACACGTGGGATGAGGTGCAGCCCTACGTGGCGGAGCTGCTCAAGCAGGAGGATTCCCTCTTCGGCATCATCATCTTCATCTTCCTGTTCGTGGTGCTGCTGGGCGTGGTCAACGTGATGCTGATGAACGTGCTCGAGCGGGTGCGGGAGATTGGCACCATGCTGGCGGTGGGCATGCGCCGGCGCCACATCATCTCGCTCTTCCTGATGGAGGGCGCGGTGCTGGGCCTGCTGGGCGGCGTCATCGGCGCGCTCGTGGGCTACGCGCTCACGCTCTGGCTGAACCAGAAGGGCATCCGCATCCCCGCTCCTGGCGCCAGCGTGGACAGCATCATCCGGCCCGTCATTCCGCTGACCTACCTCGTCCGGGCCACCGTGGTGGCCATCGTGGGCGCGTCGCTGGCGGCCCTGTGGCCCGCCTACCGCGCGTCCCGGCTCCGTCCCGTGGAGGCTTTGAGCACCTCATGA
- a CDS encoding ABC transporter ATP-binding protein, giving the protein MTSANTSQNILDLQGITKDYLLGKTKVSALRGVDLSVAAGEFTVVTGPSGSGKTTLLNIIGCLDRATSGSYKLDGEEVGNRDFDALAEVRNRKIGFIFQNFNLIPVLNVAENIEFPCVVRRGGEGKAALRQRVEALAEAVGLKPYLHHRPDELSGGQRQRVAIARALITEPKLVLADEPTANLDSSTSEQIIDLMLRLNRENGVTFLFSTHDPRVVSHARRALHIQDGKMLQGEFRGAAPHAHAQAS; this is encoded by the coding sequence ATGACCTCTGCGAACACCTCTCAGAACATCCTCGACCTCCAGGGCATCACCAAGGACTACCTGCTGGGAAAGACGAAGGTCAGCGCCCTGCGCGGCGTGGACCTGTCCGTCGCGGCCGGTGAGTTCACCGTGGTGACGGGCCCCTCGGGCAGCGGTAAGACGACGCTGCTCAACATCATCGGCTGCCTGGACCGGGCCACCTCGGGCTCCTACAAGCTCGACGGGGAAGAGGTGGGCAACCGCGACTTCGACGCGCTCGCCGAAGTGCGTAACCGGAAAATTGGCTTCATCTTCCAGAACTTCAACCTCATCCCCGTGCTGAACGTGGCGGAGAACATCGAGTTCCCCTGCGTGGTGCGCCGTGGCGGCGAGGGCAAGGCGGCCCTGCGCCAGCGCGTGGAGGCGCTGGCGGAGGCGGTGGGCCTCAAGCCCTACCTGCACCACCGGCCGGACGAGCTGTCGGGCGGCCAGCGCCAGCGCGTGGCCATCGCCCGGGCGCTCATCACCGAGCCCAAGCTGGTGCTCGCCGACGAGCCCACCGCCAACCTCGACTCCTCGACGAGCGAGCAGATCATCGACCTGATGCTCCGGCTCAACCGCGAGAACGGGGTGACGTTCCTGTTCTCCACCCACGACCCGCGGGTGGTGAGCCACGCCCGTCGCGCGCTCCACATCCAGGATGGCAAGATGCTGCAGGGCGAGTTCCGGGGCGCGGCGCCCCATGCCCACGCCCAGGCGTCTTGA
- a CDS encoding TetR/AcrR family transcriptional regulator has product MAQAVRKDEVRNTRRAILDAALDLFSVHGYAGTSIRQIARAVEVRESALYHHFPSKAAIFEALLHEYGPGKTERLSQLDLDAALVGGVQACLRTMAVELFEEWALPREQKFARLMMSEAPRLSTAGIVHPAAILGQSHTHMVHFLEELVRRQLIRPGDLDLYALEFMGPLIMLRQMYLMMSWGLTDMRVLKNQVEQHVHHFCQSVKL; this is encoded by the coding sequence ATGGCGCAAGCGGTGCGAAAAGACGAGGTCCGAAACACCCGGCGCGCCATCCTGGACGCGGCCTTGGACCTGTTCTCGGTCCATGGCTACGCGGGCACGTCCATCCGGCAGATCGCCCGCGCCGTGGAGGTGCGGGAAAGTGCGCTCTACCACCACTTCCCGTCCAAGGCGGCCATCTTCGAGGCGCTGCTGCACGAGTACGGCCCGGGGAAAACCGAGCGCCTGAGCCAGCTGGACCTGGACGCGGCGCTGGTGGGCGGCGTCCAGGCCTGCCTGCGCACCATGGCCGTGGAACTCTTCGAGGAGTGGGCCCTGCCGCGCGAGCAGAAGTTCGCCCGGCTGATGATGTCCGAGGCCCCGCGGCTGAGCACCGCGGGCATCGTCCACCCGGCCGCCATCCTGGGCCAGTCGCACACCCACATGGTGCACTTCCTGGAGGAGCTGGTGCGCCGCCAGCTCATCCGCCCCGGGGATTTGGACCTCTACGCCCTGGAGTTCATGGGGCCGCTCATCATGCTGCGCCAGATGTACCTGATGATGTCCTGGGGCCTGACGGACATGCGGGTCCTGAAAAACCAGGTTGAACAACACGTCCACCATTTCTGTCAGTCGGTGAAACTATGA
- a CDS encoding alpha/beta fold hydrolase, translated as MSLHVTARDEGEPAVLLHSGGMSGRQWRKLGEALAPTHRVLTPDFLGSGENPPWPADRPFHFHQDVEALSALLAGLAGPVHLVGHSYGGLIALELARKHPAQIRSLAVYDPVAFGVLHSTQDAEGLDDLSRSSAHPVFNDAERGGSETWLEVFVDYWNGPGSWRAMAPAAREAFLRVGRKVYFEVSTLLADRTPLEAYAAITAPSLLLFGEHTPAAARRVVTLLGTTIPHATVQPIAAAGHMGPLTHGGAVNAELTRHILAASAPRSP; from the coding sequence ATGTCCCTGCATGTCACGGCCCGCGATGAGGGCGAGCCCGCCGTTCTTCTCCACAGTGGAGGAATGTCGGGCCGCCAGTGGCGCAAGCTCGGCGAGGCCCTCGCCCCCACCCACCGGGTGCTCACCCCGGACTTCCTCGGCTCCGGCGAGAACCCGCCCTGGCCCGCGGACCGGCCGTTTCACTTCCACCAGGACGTCGAGGCCCTGAGCGCGCTGCTCGCGGGCCTCGCGGGGCCGGTCCACCTCGTGGGCCACTCCTATGGGGGCCTCATCGCGCTGGAGCTGGCGCGGAAGCACCCCGCCCAGATCCGCTCGCTCGCCGTGTACGATCCGGTGGCCTTCGGGGTGCTCCACAGCACGCAGGATGCCGAGGGCCTCGACGACCTCTCCCGCTCCTCGGCCCACCCCGTCTTCAACGATGCGGAGCGGGGCGGCTCCGAGACCTGGCTCGAGGTGTTCGTCGACTACTGGAACGGGCCCGGGAGCTGGCGCGCCATGGCCCCGGCGGCCCGGGAGGCGTTCCTGCGCGTGGGCCGCAAGGTCTACTTCGAGGTGAGCACCCTGCTGGCGGACCGGACGCCGCTCGAGGCCTACGCCGCCATCACCGCGCCGTCCCTGCTCCTCTTCGGCGAGCACACGCCCGCGGCCGCGCGCCGCGTGGTCACCTTGCTCGGGACCACGATTCCCCACGCCACGGTTCAGCCCATCGCCGCCGCGGGCCACATGGGCCCCCTCACCCACGGGGGGGCGGTGAACGCGGAGCTCACCCGGCACATTCTCGCCGCCTCCGCTCCCCGGAGCCCGTAA
- a CDS encoding ABC transporter permease codes for MSTSLPSIAVRNVARNGRRSFITLAAVLLGVTAVIVLRGISDGFVRLMEDEVVQGRTGALQIHRKGFVDSVEALPLEPNMPYDDEMRERIRSVPGVTGITGHIQFSGLVSNGVSQTMFVGRALDMKTEKQAVPRSGFDVRVGGEELTEADYTHGIFGAELIKSFGAVTQTAKKKALAENAPGAQALVEQVTLSSTSPKGRSNSFDVSIKGLSDSNLPFENKRVATVPLALAQDLLGMQGRVTEYAVAVDNLENLERIAAELRTKLGPEYEVHTWQELQPFVRDVIVRLKVVLGFVSAVLGIIIVTGIINVMLMSVFERVREIGTMLAVGVRRRQVLTLFLTEAAFLGLLGSLGGAAIGSALVALLASKGIPMKSLGSGVESLLRPELHAPFMLGTLAFATLGAVLAASYPAWRASRMQPVDALRSV; via the coding sequence ATGAGCACGTCTCTTCCTTCGATCGCCGTCCGCAACGTGGCGCGCAATGGGCGCCGCAGCTTCATCACCCTGGCCGCCGTGCTGCTCGGCGTCACCGCCGTCATCGTGCTGCGCGGCATCTCCGATGGCTTCGTGCGCCTCATGGAGGACGAAGTCGTCCAGGGCCGCACGGGCGCCCTGCAGATTCACCGCAAGGGCTTCGTCGACAGCGTGGAGGCGCTCCCGCTGGAGCCCAACATGCCCTACGACGACGAGATGCGCGAGCGCATCCGCAGCGTGCCCGGCGTCACCGGCATCACCGGCCACATCCAGTTCTCGGGGCTGGTGAGCAACGGCGTCTCGCAGACGATGTTCGTCGGCCGGGCGCTGGACATGAAGACCGAGAAGCAGGCGGTGCCCCGCTCGGGCTTCGACGTGCGCGTGGGCGGCGAGGAGCTGACCGAGGCGGACTACACCCACGGCATCTTCGGCGCCGAGCTGATCAAATCCTTCGGCGCGGTGACCCAGACGGCCAAGAAGAAGGCCCTGGCGGAGAACGCCCCCGGCGCGCAGGCGCTCGTGGAGCAGGTGACGCTCTCCTCCACCAGCCCCAAGGGCCGCTCCAACTCGTTCGACGTGTCCATCAAGGGCCTGAGCGACTCCAACCTGCCCTTCGAGAACAAGCGCGTGGCCACCGTGCCGCTGGCGCTCGCGCAGGACCTGCTGGGCATGCAGGGCCGCGTCACCGAGTACGCCGTGGCGGTGGACAACCTGGAGAACCTGGAGCGCATCGCCGCGGAGCTGCGCACGAAGCTCGGCCCCGAGTACGAGGTCCACACCTGGCAGGAGCTGCAGCCGTTCGTGCGCGACGTCATCGTCCGCCTGAAGGTGGTGCTGGGCTTCGTGTCCGCGGTGCTCGGCATCATCATCGTCACCGGCATCATCAACGTGATGCTCATGAGCGTGTTCGAGCGGGTGCGCGAGATTGGCACCATGCTCGCCGTGGGCGTGCGCCGCCGCCAGGTGCTCACCCTGTTCCTGACGGAGGCGGCCTTCCTGGGGCTCCTGGGCAGCCTGGGCGGCGCGGCCATTGGCAGCGCGCTCGTGGCCCTGCTGGCCTCCAAGGGCATCCCCATGAAGAGCCTGGGCAGCGGCGTGGAGTCCCTGCTGCGCCCCGAGCTGCACGCGCCCTTCATGCTCGGCACGCTCGCCTTCGCCACCCTCGGCGCCGTCCTCGCGGCCAGCTACCCCGCCTGGAGGGCCAGCCGCATGCAGCCCGTGGATGCCCTTCGCTCCGTGTAG
- a CDS encoding outer membrane lipoprotein-sorting protein codes for MKTLLLSLMTLLAAAPALAADPTADQLIAQYDAAMGPHTYDSESEMVSYREDGSKRTYGMRMMKADDDKFRIWFTAPSSVKGQEVLRSGQNMWIYLPNLKRATRIANRESFQGGDFNNADVLRVTYAKDYTAKLVASDVPDTWALELKAKNQDTAYDSIKLWLRKSDSLPVKGHYFGTSGQLQRSAEFTDYTEFEKGFTRPARIIMQNELVKTRRSEMIFKTMKRDVEIKAQRFTQADLGR; via the coding sequence ATGAAGACGTTGCTCCTCAGCCTGATGACCCTCCTGGCAGCCGCTCCGGCGCTCGCCGCGGACCCCACCGCCGATCAACTGATCGCCCAGTACGATGCGGCCATGGGGCCCCACACGTACGACAGCGAATCGGAGATGGTGTCGTACCGGGAGGATGGCAGCAAGCGCACCTACGGCATGCGGATGATGAAGGCGGACGACGACAAGTTCCGCATCTGGTTCACCGCGCCCTCCAGCGTGAAGGGCCAGGAGGTGCTGCGCTCCGGGCAGAACATGTGGATCTACCTGCCCAACCTCAAGCGCGCCACGCGCATCGCCAACCGCGAGAGCTTCCAGGGCGGTGACTTCAACAACGCCGACGTGCTGCGCGTCACCTACGCCAAGGACTACACCGCCAAGCTGGTGGCCTCCGACGTGCCAGACACCTGGGCGCTGGAGCTGAAGGCGAAGAACCAGGACACGGCCTACGACTCCATCAAGCTGTGGCTGCGCAAGTCCGACAGCCTGCCGGTGAAGGGCCACTACTTCGGCACCAGCGGCCAGCTCCAGCGCAGCGCGGAGTTCACCGACTACACCGAGTTCGAGAAGGGCTTCACGCGGCCAGCCCGCATCATCATGCAGAACGAGCTGGTGAAGACCCGCCGCTCGGAGATGATTTTCAAGACCATGAAGCGCGACGTGGAGATCAAGGCGCAGCGCTTCACGCAGGCGGATCTCGGCCGCTAA
- a CDS encoding acyl carrier protein — translation MTRDEIRSKVMQIAGEVFELEPEELQGDKHIIDELGATSVMRLEFIVMLERGFGLQFVPEEIEVAQNLDEVVGVVETFVRRKAS, via the coding sequence ATGACACGTGATGAGATTCGTTCCAAGGTGATGCAGATCGCTGGCGAGGTCTTCGAGCTGGAGCCCGAGGAGCTCCAGGGCGACAAGCACATCATCGATGAGCTGGGGGCCACCTCGGTCATGCGGCTGGAGTTCATCGTGATGCTCGAGCGCGGCTTCGGGCTTCAGTTCGTCCCCGAGGAGATCGAAGTCGCCCAGAACCTGGACGAGGTGGTGGGGGTGGTGGAGACGTTCGTCCGCAGGAAGGCTTCATGA
- a CDS encoding UbiA family prenyltransferase: MTLLQVGSIRFTAFYLAAFSTAIAATGHDPVPWLAISVPLWMVKCLAIELTNRYADRIEDAVNRQERTLLCEQVGYDTIRRAAIGLNALVLAFYLAWFAEWRRPELFAVQLVSWLVMWNYSVGLRFKARRLGVLVALCGTFILPFLCGWMIYGEFKSVPLPILAMLVFVFSLSGIKDITDVEGDAKRGYRSFFVDVASRRSAARLLLLLGSPYLFIAGLVASGAAEPRFLALVVFAPISLLFASLVRGAREPHERTTVREWTYQFWYVFLMGILWLVQPTVHNALVLGGCTLFWVLATRKLHWAVGLRADQVEDVSRILSRVFVAS, from the coding sequence GTGACCCTGCTCCAAGTGGGCAGCATCCGGTTCACGGCCTTCTATCTGGCGGCCTTCTCCACGGCGATTGCCGCCACGGGGCACGACCCCGTGCCCTGGCTGGCGATCTCCGTGCCGCTGTGGATGGTGAAGTGCCTGGCCATCGAGCTGACCAACCGCTACGCGGACCGCATCGAGGACGCGGTGAACCGCCAGGAGCGGACGCTGCTGTGCGAGCAGGTGGGGTACGACACCATCCGCCGGGCGGCCATCGGGCTGAACGCGCTGGTGCTGGCCTTCTACCTGGCGTGGTTCGCCGAGTGGCGGCGCCCGGAGCTGTTCGCGGTGCAGCTCGTCTCGTGGCTGGTGATGTGGAACTACTCGGTGGGCCTGCGCTTCAAGGCGCGGCGGCTCGGGGTGCTGGTGGCGCTGTGCGGCACCTTCATCCTGCCGTTCCTCTGCGGGTGGATGATCTACGGCGAGTTCAAGAGCGTGCCGCTGCCCATCCTGGCGATGCTGGTGTTCGTCTTCTCGCTGTCGGGCATCAAGGACATCACCGACGTGGAGGGCGATGCGAAGCGCGGCTACCGGAGCTTCTTCGTGGATGTGGCCAGCCGGCGCTCGGCGGCGCGGCTGCTGCTGCTCCTGGGCAGCCCCTACCTCTTCATCGCGGGGCTGGTGGCCTCCGGCGCGGCGGAGCCGCGGTTCCTGGCGCTCGTGGTGTTCGCCCCCATCTCGCTGCTCTTCGCCTCGCTGGTGCGCGGGGCGCGCGAGCCCCACGAGCGGACGACGGTGCGCGAGTGGACGTACCAGTTCTGGTATGTGTTCCTGATGGGCATCCTCTGGCTCGTGCAGCCCACCGTGCACAACGCGCTGGTGCTCGGCGGCTGCACGCTGTTCTGGGTGCTGGCCACGCGCAAGCTGCACTGGGCCGTGGGGCTGCGGGCGGATCAGGTGGAGGATGTCAGCCGGATCCTCTCGCGGGTCTTCGTCGCTTCGTGA